In the genome of Gracilinanus agilis isolate LMUSP501 unplaced genomic scaffold, AgileGrace unplaced_scaffold23410, whole genome shotgun sequence, the window CTGCGCGCCCGCCACGCTCACCAGCAGCGCGGCCAAGCCGAGCAGCGCCACGAGCACGGTGAGCGCGCGGCCCGCCTGCACCTCGGCCTTGAGCGCCAGCACCGAGTCGTAGACCTTGCACTGCATCTGGCCCGTGCTCTGCACCACGCAAGTCATCCACAGCCCCTGCCAGATGGTCTGCGCCGTCACGATGTTGCTTTCCAGGAAGGCCGACACCTGCCACATGGGCAGCCCGCACGCCACGATGATGCCCACCCAGCCCACGatgcccagccccagccccaggaTCTCCAGCGCCACGGACGACATGGCCGCGCAAGGACGGGACGAGGGGCTAGGCGCCCGCTGGAGCGATCTCCGGCTTCGACTGGCTGCGCCGAGATACACCTCGTCCGTCTGGGACTAGCGGCTCCCTGCCGCCAGGCTCGACACTTAAAGCTTCGGGCCAGCCAATCCTGAGCGCCGCGGCCCGGCCTGGCCAATGGGAGGGGTCTGGGGAGGTGGGGCCGGGGGCCGGGAAACAAAAGCGCGTGGGGAGCTCGGGGAGGGGGCGGGGACCGACCTCTAATCCAGGCGGGGAGCCGGGCCCAAGCTCGCCCCTCCCGGTCCCTCAGAGCGCCACAGACGGCCAGACCAGGGACGCGTTAAAGCGGCGGGAGCCCGTCCCCCAGGGGCCCCTCGGAGCGCCCGCCACGCTCTGCTCCCCAAGGTCCCTGCCCCCCCGCTGGCGAGAACCGACGGCGCGCTGCTCCGGGGCGCACCGGGGAAACGGGTGCGCGCACACACAGCACTCACTCCGCACACACTGGGGATGCgggcgcgcgcgcgcacacagaGCACACGCATCAAGCCGCCCCACCCTCCACCTGTGATAGGATTCAGGAGCTGGAGCTGGTCCTCAGGCTGCCCCTTCGCTGCTGAAGTGCTTGGGGCACTCGGAGGTAGACGACCACGCACGGTCACACCACCTCCACCGCCGCTCTCTGTCTCTCCAGATAGCATTAGACAGCGATCGGAGCAGGACCTGCGCTTTCCCGGAGATCTCTAGACAGCCTAGATGAGCCCAGAGAGGTTAGTGACTGGACCAGGATCACACACTCAGCCCGAGGACTGCCTGGCTACAAAAGAATACGGGAGCGTCCTgcgttcaaatgtggcctgacacttcccagctgtgtgaccctgggggagtcACTTCACCCAGAGCCTGGTCAGCTCAGGGTCCTCTCAGGAATGTGGGTGTCAAGTCAGTTGGGAGCTGGCCTTGGGCGGAGGTGACTCCATCTAGCCCTGGCCCAGCCCCCACTGCTGCAGAGGGCACACGGGCCCGAACTCTGCCCACAGCTGCTTGTTCACGCAGCCCACTGCACCCTGCCGCccctttccatctctccctcagGAAATAATCCTCATGTCAGCACTACCGAGGCGACCAGGAAGGGCGGGACCCTCGGAGGGTT includes:
- the LOC123254501 gene encoding claudin-5-like, which encodes MSSVALEILGLGLGIVGWVGIIVACGLPMWQVSAFLESNIVTAQTIWQGLWMTCVVQSTGQMQCKVYDSVLALKAEVQAGRALTVLVALLGLAALLVSVAG